The Nitratidesulfovibrio sp. SRB-5 genomic sequence TTCCACGGCCTTTTCGTGAATGTATCGGGTGATGTCGTGGTAGGTGCGGCAGGCCCTGGGCTTGAAGTCGTCGGAATGCGGGTCCACCAGGTTCAGCGGCGAGATGCGCTTCAGCAGGCGGCGCAGCAGCCGGTATTCGTACGATTCCTCGAACACGTCGGTCTCGGTCCGCTCGAAACGGTCCAGCTCCGCGATGCGCCCCCGGTAGATCACGTTCTGGGTGGCGTCGAGGGTGATTTCCTCGCCGTCGCGCAAGAGTTCGGTGGCCACTTCCGTGTTCACCACGGCGGGCACGCGCTGTTCGCGGGCGATGGTGGCCATGTGCCCGGTGGGCGAGCCCACGTCGGTGATGATGCCCTGCGCCCGCCGCATGACCCGCGCATAGCGCGGCGAGGTGTACTTGGACACCAGGATGCCGCCGTCGGGAAAGGTGTCGAGGTCCGTGGCGTGGTCCACCAGCACCACCCGGCCCACGGCCACCCCGCGCTGGGCCACCATGCCCCTGCCGGACAGGATGACCTCTGCCCGGCTGGTGGCGTCCTGCACCGGCACGCACAGGCCCGCGTCGCCCGTGGAGCACAGCGGGCGCGATTGCAGCACGTGCAGGTCGCCGTCGGCGTCGAAGGTCCATTCCACGTCCTGGGGACGCTTGTGATACCGTTCCAGCGACATGCCCGCGCGCGCCAGCTGCTCCAGTTGGGCGTCGGTCAGGCTGGGGGCGTCGCGCTGGTCGGCGGGCACGTCTTCCCGGGTCATGCCGCCCTTGGGCGCGGGCACCATTCGCCGCGTCTTGCGGGCGATTTCGCGGGTGGTGATCCGGTAGGGCGGGGTGCGTTCCAGCAGAAAGGTGTCGGTGGCCGTCTCGCCGCTCACCACGGCGGCGCCGCCGCCCCACGCGGCGCTGATGACCATGGCCTCGCAGTTGTCGCCCGCGTGCAGGGCGCAGGTGTACAGCACCCCGCTTGCCCTGCTGTGGGCCATAAGCTGGCAGCCCACGGCCATGGCCACCTCGGTTTCGCGAAAGCCCCTGTCCAGCCGGTAGCGCCACGCCTCCACGGAATAGACGCTGGCGATGACGTTCTTGTACGCCTCAACCACCCGGTCGGGCGGCACGTTCAGTTCCGTGGCGTACTGACCGGCAAAGCTGGCGTCGCCGTCCTCGCCCCAGGCGCTGCTGCGCAGGGCCAGGCGCAGGGGCTGCTTGCGGCGCATGCCCAGCACGTCCACCATGGCGTTGATCTGGGCCACCAGCCCCCACGGCAGTGGGGCATCGTGAATGCCGCGCTGCATGCGGTCGGAAAGTTCGCGCAGGCCGCCATCGGTGCCGTCCCAGTCCTGCATGCCGCGCTGGGCCTGCGCGAGCAGGCCGTTGCGGGTCATGAAGGCGAAGAAGGCCGCCGTGGTGATGGCAAAGCCGTCGGGCGTGCGCAGGTGCAGGCGGTTGGACAGGTCGCCCAGTTGGGCCAGCTTGCCGCCCACCTCGTCCTCGGCATCCGGGCCGATGTCGCGAAACGGCAGCACCAGCCGCCCCCCCTCGAAATGGTGGCGCCCGGCGATTTCTTCCTGCAACTGGTGCTGGATGCGCTCGAAGGCCAGGAACAGCTCCACGTTCTTGCGCTGGCCCAGCACGCTCATGTCCGAGATGAGCTTGAAGACGTGGTCGTCCAGTTGTTCGCAGGCATCGACGATGTACTGGCGGTCGAACACGTATTCGCCGCCCAGCTTGTCGCCCATGTCGGCCATCAGTTCGAGGATGCGGTTGTTGCGTTCGAGGATGCCCTTGAACTTCTTGAAGAGCAGCGCGAACGGCAGCCCCCGCGAACCGCGCCAGCGGGCGAGAAGGTCGGCCATGTGCGAGAGGATTCCCACGACTGCTCCGGGTTCGGGGGGCGGCGGGCCGCCCCCCGGTAGTGGCGGGGTGCCCTTTTAATGGGCGCCCTTGCTCTGAAACACCATTCCCACGGCCAACCCGGCCAGGATGGCCACCAGAGTGGCCAGCACGCCGTACAGCAGCCCCCGGTCGAAGGCCATGTGCGCGAGCCACGCGGGCGCGCCCACCAGTTCGGCCCGCACCGGTACGGAGGTGGAACCCACCACCTGTCCGTCGCGCAGGGCGAACACGTCTAGCGTGTAGGTGCCGGGCGACATGCGCGAGGGGATGGCCAGTTCGGCGGAGAAGGCCCCGTCGTCGGTGACGGTGATGCCGCCCACGCCTTCGCGGTACAGCCCGTCGTGCTGCTTCAGGCGCACCAGTTCGGCGGGCACGTCCAGTGTGTCGGCGCCTTGGGCTGCCGAGCCTTCTTCCTGCTGCACCCCGGCGCGCACGGCGTCGAGGCCAAGGCCGGTGCCGCCGATGTCCGCCAGCGGACGCGACGAGGTCACCAGATACACCGAGGGCACGTCGTGCAGGTGTACGGTGCCCATGTTCATCCATAGCAGGCCGAAGGCCTTGCCTTTCTGCCGCAGGGCCAGGTCGCCGGAAGCCCCGGTGAACCGGGCCACTATGGCGCTGCCGCGCGGCGCCTCGCCCGAGAAATGCAGGGTGGTGCCGGTGTACGAGGTGCCGATGACGATGTCGCCGGGCTTCACGGCCAGGGCCACGCCGCCGTCATCGGCGCGTGCCGTGGCGGCCAGCAGGCACAGGCACAGGAGAAGGCCGAAAATGATGTGCAGCGGATGCGTGCGACGCATGGCTAGTGCCCCCCCGCGTAGGCCAGCAGCACGTCGGGGCGCGCCAGCAGGTCGAAGAGCATCTTGCCCATGACGGCGAGCACCAGCGTGGCCAGCAGGATCTTCAACTGGTCGCCCTGCAGTTTCTTGCCGATGCGCGTGCCCACCTGCGCGCCCACGGACGAGCCGATGAGCAGCAGCAGGGCCAGGATGAAGTCCACGGTGTGGTTTTCGACGGACTGCATGACCGTCACGTTGACGCAGGTGAACAGGATCTGGAACAGGCTGGTGCCCACCACCACGTGCATGGGCATGCGCAGCAGGTAGACCATCACCGGCACCATGATGAACCCGCCGCCCACGCCCATGATGGCGGCCAGCACGCCCACCAGCGCGCCCAGCCCCAGCGGCATGAGCAGCGAAAGACGCACCCCGGAACGGGGGAAGTCCGTCTGCCACGGCATGCTGCGGATGCACCGTTCGTACATCGATTCATCGGTGGGGGCGGGCTTGGACGCGGCCCCGGCGCGGGGCGCCCGCAGCGATTGCAGGCTTTCGAAGAACATGTAGCCGCCCACCAGCCCCAGCATGAGCACGTAGGTGACGTTGATCAGGAAGTCGGCGTTGCCCATGGCGCGCAGCAGCTTGATGATGCGCACGCCCACGCTGCCGCCAGCCACACCGCCCACAAGCAGCAACAGTCCCATTTTGAAATCGACGTTGCCCAGGCGGAAATGGGCCAGCGTGCCGGAGGTGGAGGCCCCCACGATCTGGTTGGAGTCGGATGCGGCGGCAACCGTGGGCGGAATGCCCAGCATGATCAGCAGGGGGGTCATCAGAAAGCCCCCGCCCACGCCGAAGATGCCCGAAAGCAGCCCGACGGCCCCGCCAAGGCCCAGAATGGCGGCGATGTTCACGCTGTTTCCTGCTATGGGCAGGTACATGTGCAGCGGTATGTTCATACGTCAGCCTCGTTGTGGTGCATCAGCGCACGTTATGCACGTTTGGGATTCACGATCTCGACCCGGCACGAAATCCGGTGGCGCAGCGCCTGCAACGCGGATACGGCATGGCCGGTGGCAGCATGATCGATGGGAGCCGCTTCATGAATGAGCAGCGTTATTCCGTGGGTGTTCACGAATGAAACTATGGCGTCTTCGTATCCTCCTTCGGCGATGAAATATTCCACGGGAACTCCTTCGGCCTTGGCCGCGCCCACCAGCAGTTCCAGACGCTGGCGCACTGCACCGCCGGAAGCCCCGGCCCGCGTGCCGTTCACGAACAGCACGTACAGCCTGGCCCGGATGCGCCGGGCCAGCGAACAGCCATGGGCCAGCGCCTCCCAGTGGACGCGGCGTTCGTCGATGCCAACAAGAATGCGTTCCATGCACGACCTCGTGCGGCGCACTAAGCAACCGCGATGCCATGCGGGAACGCATTTTTTTGGTGAGTTGTTCCGGTGTGTTGTCGAAGGGCAGGGCGGAGGAGGGCAGGTTGGACTATTCCATTTTGAACAGCCTGCGCGTAAACATCGTGAAAAATGTTTCAATATGGAAATACGGCAGGGGCCAACGCTCGCGCACTGCGGGAGCTTGCCGTTGTCGTGTTGTCACAACATGCCGGGAATACAGCATGAACAGCCAGAATGATGCGGGCGGGGACAATCTGTCTGCCGCAGCAGGTGCGACATCAGAAACGCGCACGGCTGGCGCATCCGGTGCGGCGGGCGCCCCGCCAACGTCCCCTGCCGCATCCGACAGGGGGGGAAAGGGCTGCGCCCTCGGCTGCCCCCGGCAGTTCTTCCGCTCCATCAAGGGGAAGATATTCATCCTGTTCGCCGTGACGTTCATCTCCATCGGCGCGCTGGCCGCGCTGAACTACTGGAGCCTGTCCACGGTGAGCCAGCGGTTGCTGCTGGGAGAACGCTACGACGACCTCCTGAACAACATCCTGGAGGTGCGCCGCTACGAAAAGAACTACCTGTTCTACCGCGACGCGGGCAGCCTGACGGAAAGCCTGGCCTACCTGGAACGCATCGACGCCCTGACCGCCGAACTGGCCGACGACATGGCCGTGGTTGCCGGGCAGGCCGAACTGGTGCGCTTTCGCGACCTGCTGGCCCGGTACGGCCATTCGGTGCGCACTCTGGTGCAGGGCGGCACGGCCAATCAGGAAGAGTTGCGCACCCTTGGCAAATCGCTCATCGACGAGGCCGACGCCCTGCGCAAACAGAAGCGCGAGCGGGCGCACAAGGCGCTGGAACGCACGCTGGTGCTGCCCCTGGCCTTTCTGGCGGTGTTCCTGCTGCTCATGGTGCTGGTCATCAAGCTCATTTCCACAGGTTTGCTGCGCCCCTTGGACATGGTGGCAGCCACCACGGGCCGGGTGGGGCGCGGCGACTTCAGCCCCATTGCCACCGGGGCGGAGCAACTGAGCGAGATCGCCAGCTTCATCCACGCCTTCAACCGCATGGCGCACGAATTGGCCGTGAATCAGGAGCACCTGTTGCAGGCCCGCAAGATGGCGGCGCTGGGCACCTTTACCGCGGGCATTGCCCACGAGCTGAACAACCCCATCAACAACGTGCTGCTGAGCGCCGAAGGTCTGCGCGAGGACTATGGCGATGCCATAGACGCCGACGGGCAGGAGATGATCGGTGACATCATGCAGCAGGCGGAACGGGCCTCCGACATAGTGCGCAACCTGCTGGACTTTTCGCGCACCGAGCATCCCACCTTCACGGCGCTGCACCCGGTGGACGTCATAGGGTCCACGGTCAGCCTGCTGAAGAATCAGGTGATGTTGTCGGGCATCAGTCTTGCGGTGCACGTGCCCGCCGACCTGCCCATGGTGCGCGGCGACCTGCGCAGCCTGCAGCAGGTGTTCATGAACCTCCTGCTCAACGGCATACAGGCCACGCCGCGCGGCGGCGCGGTGGCCGTGGTGGCCATGGGCGTGCCGCCGGGGCACGTGGCCTTCGAGGTGCGCGATTCCGGCCCGGGCATACCCGAGGAGATTCGCGAGCATATCTTCGAGCCGTTTTTTTCGACCAAGGAGGTGGGCAAGGGCACCGGCCTTGGTCTGGCCGTCACCTACGCGCTGGTCCACAGGCACGAGGGCCGCATAGAAGTGCATGGCGGCGAGGGCAGGGGGGCGGTGTTCACGGTGCTGCTGCCCGTGGCCCGGCCCGGAGGAGACAGGGAGAGCGGCGGCATGATTGACGATACTGCGTTTGAAGAGGGGGATGCCTGATGCTGTTGTTGCGCGTCGCCATCGTTGACGACGAACCCGTGGTTTGCAAACGCCTCAGCCACGCCCTGTTCAAGGAAGGCTACGAGGTGGAGGCGTTCATGAGCGCCCGTTCGTTTCTGGAGGCCATGATCGACCGGCCCTTCGACGTGGTGTTCTCGGACATGCGCCTGCCCGACATGGACGGGCTGGAACTGCTGCCCAAGATCAAGGCCCTGCGGCCCGAGACCGAAGTGGTCATTGTCACCGGGTACGGCAGTATCCAGACTGCCATAGAGGCCATGCGCGAGGGGGCCTTCCATTACGTGACCAAGCCGGTGAACTTCACCGAGATCCGGGCCATTGCCAGGCGGGCGCAGGAAAAGATCGGCATGCGCATGGAAAACGCCCGCCTGCGCGAGGCGCTGCTGGGCAGTTCCGGCCTGTCGTCCATCGTGGGCAACAGCCCGGCCATTCAGGATCTGTTCGCGCTTGTGCGCAAGGTGGCCCCGGTGGACTGCAACGTGCTGATCCAGGGCGAAAGCGGCACCGGCAAGGCGCTGGTGGCGCTGGCCCTGCACCACCTTTCCCCGCGCAAGAACCAGCCGTTCGTCACCTTCAACTGCGGCGGCTTTACCGAGGAACTCATCAGCAGCGAGTTGTTCGGGTACGAGAAGGGGGCCTTCACCGGGGCCAGCGCCAGCAAGGTGGGCCTGCTGGAGGCGGCCAGCGGGGGCACGGTGTTTCTGGACGAGGTGGGCGAGATGCCCCTGTCCATGCAGGTGCGCCTGCTGCATGTGCTGCAGGAGCGGCGCATCCTGCGGGTGGGCGGGACAAAGCCGGTGGAACTGGACATCCGGGTCATCGCCGCCACCAACCGCGACCTGAAGGCGGAGGTGGAAAAGGGCACCTTCCGCGAGGACCTGTTCTTCCGGCTCAACGTGGTCAGCACCACCTTGCCGCGCCTGGCCGACCGGCGCGAGGACATCCCCCTGCTGGTGCGCCATTTCATCGACAAGTACGGCCTGGCCTTCCGCAAGTCGGTGCATGGCATCGACGAGCAGGCCCTGGCTGCCCTGCAGGGGTACAGCTTTCCCGGCAACGTGCGCGAACTGGAAAACATCATCGAACGTGCCGTAGCCCTTACCGACGGCCAGACCATCGGCCTGCTGGATCTGCCGGAGGACATTCGTAATCTGGAGTTCGACACGCTGGAGGGCGACGGCCTGCCTACCTTGGCCGAGGTGGAACGCCGCTACGTGATCAAGATTCTGGAAAAGACGGGCTACAACAAGCGCCTTGCCGCGCAGGTGCTGGGCGTGCCGCGCACCACGCTGTGGCGCAAGTTGAAGGAGTACGGGGTGGAGTAAAGGATATGCTGGCGAGCTACAGTCCACTCCTGCCCTCCCTCCTTCCCCATCACTTCCCCAGCAGCTCCTGCACCAGCGCGCCATCCACCGTGCCTTCCATCCGGTCTTCCACGTCGTCCGGCAGGGTCCAGAAGAAGTCCAGCCCGGCGCGCTGTTCCACATCGCGCACGGATACGGCATCGCTTGCGGCGGGCTTTCGTCCCGGCGTCTCCTGAGCGAAGATGAACGCGGCCACCCGGATGGGGGCGGCGCTGCCCTGCGGCGCGGGAACGGCGATGATGCGCCAGTATCCGCTGGGGATGGTGTGTTCCTCGTCCGCCCCGGGCAGCTTGGGCATTTCGCGCTCGTACAGGGGGCCGGTAAGCACGAAGACGCGCTTGCCGGTCTTCACCACGTAATCGCGTTCCGCCTCTTCCGGCAGTGGCCATGACTGCTGGTTAAGCAGCTACTTCTGCGGGGTGATGTTGCTCATCGCGTTGGTGTCGGCCCAGTGCGACGTGGTGACCGCCATCTGCTTGGTAAAGTCCTGGCCTGAGCGGTGACGACATGAGCAGGGCCACGGCGGCAAGCAGCCAACTGTCCATCCGGAAGCTGCGTGGCATCGGGCACATCTTACTGTTGCGGTGGAAAGGCAAGTATTTCACATCGCAAACGGGGTGCGGTGCCATTATTTTGCGCCTGTCCCTTCGTGGGTGGTCGTGCGCCCCGGCTGCGAACTGTGTGCATGGGCGCACACAG encodes the following:
- a CDS encoding PEP/pyruvate-binding domain-containing protein → MGILSHMADLLARWRGSRGLPFALLFKKFKGILERNNRILELMADMGDKLGGEYVFDRQYIVDACEQLDDHVFKLISDMSVLGQRKNVELFLAFERIQHQLQEEIAGRHHFEGGRLVLPFRDIGPDAEDEVGGKLAQLGDLSNRLHLRTPDGFAITTAAFFAFMTRNGLLAQAQRGMQDWDGTDGGLRELSDRMQRGIHDAPLPWGLVAQINAMVDVLGMRRKQPLRLALRSSAWGEDGDASFAGQYATELNVPPDRVVEAYKNVIASVYSVEAWRYRLDRGFRETEVAMAVGCQLMAHSRASGVLYTCALHAGDNCEAMVISAAWGGGAAVVSGETATDTFLLERTPPYRITTREIARKTRRMVPAPKGGMTREDVPADQRDAPSLTDAQLEQLARAGMSLERYHKRPQDVEWTFDADGDLHVLQSRPLCSTGDAGLCVPVQDATSRAEVILSGRGMVAQRGVAVGRVVLVDHATDLDTFPDGGILVSKYTSPRYARVMRRAQGIITDVGSPTGHMATIAREQRVPAVVNTEVATELLRDGEEITLDATQNVIYRGRIAELDRFERTETDVFEESYEYRLLRRLLKRISPLNLVDPHSDDFKPRACRTYHDITRYIHEKAVETLVDLSQRHEALHHAPARRLLDGPPLGLTVIDAGGGTECLPEEAGLVTGQVCSVPLRAFLDGLTESGMWDTAPVPVDLGSFMSSFTRTFSASQAGPREVGRNLAVVLREYMNVNMRLGYHFNIIDAYIGSTINDNYIYFRFLGGVTELVRRSRRARFVAEVLERFDFRVEVHGDLVVGRIKKLSEPRMLLRMRMLGGLVGYARQLDARMHSDAQVADHVRTFMEAISTVVATHHDDRIERKGGGHAVTTAHPGA
- a CDS encoding TIGR02186 family protein; translation: MRRTHPLHIIFGLLLCLCLLAATARADDGGVALAVKPGDIVIGTSYTGTTLHFSGEAPRGSAIVARFTGASGDLALRQKGKAFGLLWMNMGTVHLHDVPSVYLVTSSRPLADIGGTGLGLDAVRAGVQQEEGSAAQGADTLDVPAELVRLKQHDGLYREGVGGITVTDDGAFSAELAIPSRMSPGTYTLDVFALRDGQVVGSTSVPVRAELVGAPAWLAHMAFDRGLLYGVLATLVAILAGLAVGMVFQSKGAH
- a CDS encoding sulfite exporter TauE/SafE family protein encodes the protein MNIPLHMYLPIAGNSVNIAAILGLGGAVGLLSGIFGVGGGFLMTPLLIMLGIPPTVAAASDSNQIVGASTSGTLAHFRLGNVDFKMGLLLLVGGVAGGSVGVRIIKLLRAMGNADFLINVTYVLMLGLVGGYMFFESLQSLRAPRAGAASKPAPTDESMYERCIRSMPWQTDFPRSGVRLSLLMPLGLGALVGVLAAIMGVGGGFIMVPVMVYLLRMPMHVVVGTSLFQILFTCVNVTVMQSVENHTVDFILALLLLIGSSVGAQVGTRIGKKLQGDQLKILLATLVLAVMGKMLFDLLARPDVLLAYAGGH
- a CDS encoding universal stress protein — protein: MERILVGIDERRVHWEALAHGCSLARRIRARLYVLFVNGTRAGASGGAVRQRLELLVGAAKAEGVPVEYFIAEGGYEDAIVSFVNTHGITLLIHEAAPIDHAATGHAVSALQALRHRISCRVEIVNPKRA
- a CDS encoding ATP-binding protein, with protein sequence MNSQNDAGGDNLSAAAGATSETRTAGASGAAGAPPTSPAASDRGGKGCALGCPRQFFRSIKGKIFILFAVTFISIGALAALNYWSLSTVSQRLLLGERYDDLLNNILEVRRYEKNYLFYRDAGSLTESLAYLERIDALTAELADDMAVVAGQAELVRFRDLLARYGHSVRTLVQGGTANQEELRTLGKSLIDEADALRKQKRERAHKALERTLVLPLAFLAVFLLLMVLVIKLISTGLLRPLDMVAATTGRVGRGDFSPIATGAEQLSEIASFIHAFNRMAHELAVNQEHLLQARKMAALGTFTAGIAHELNNPINNVLLSAEGLREDYGDAIDADGQEMIGDIMQQAERASDIVRNLLDFSRTEHPTFTALHPVDVIGSTVSLLKNQVMLSGISLAVHVPADLPMVRGDLRSLQQVFMNLLLNGIQATPRGGAVAVVAMGVPPGHVAFEVRDSGPGIPEEIREHIFEPFFSTKEVGKGTGLGLAVTYALVHRHEGRIEVHGGEGRGAVFTVLLPVARPGGDRESGGMIDDTAFEEGDA
- a CDS encoding sigma-54-dependent transcriptional regulator, which produces MLLLRVAIVDDEPVVCKRLSHALFKEGYEVEAFMSARSFLEAMIDRPFDVVFSDMRLPDMDGLELLPKIKALRPETEVVIVTGYGSIQTAIEAMREGAFHYVTKPVNFTEIRAIARRAQEKIGMRMENARLREALLGSSGLSSIVGNSPAIQDLFALVRKVAPVDCNVLIQGESGTGKALVALALHHLSPRKNQPFVTFNCGGFTEELISSELFGYEKGAFTGASASKVGLLEAASGGTVFLDEVGEMPLSMQVRLLHVLQERRILRVGGTKPVELDIRVIAATNRDLKAEVEKGTFREDLFFRLNVVSTTLPRLADRREDIPLLVRHFIDKYGLAFRKSVHGIDEQALAALQGYSFPGNVRELENIIERAVALTDGQTIGLLDLPEDIRNLEFDTLEGDGLPTLAEVERRYVIKILEKTGYNKRLAAQVLGVPRTTLWRKLKEYGVE
- a CDS encoding DNA/RNA non-specific endonuclease → MVKTGKRVFVLTGPLYEREMPKLPGADEEHTIPSGYWRIIAVPAPQGSAAPIRVAAFIFAQETPGRKPAASDAVSVRDVEQRAGLDFFWTLPDDVEDRMEGTVDGALVQELLGK